Genomic segment of Pararhodobacter zhoushanensis:
ACCCACATTGCGCCACCTGATGCCGCACCCACGCGACTTGCAGCGCATGCGGGGCCTCGGGCGTGCCCAGCCCCTCGATCGTCGTCACCTCGCCCCAGACATCGGCCAGCGTCACCTGACAGCTGCGCATCGCCTCGCCGTCGATCTGCACGGTGCAGGCGCCACAGGCACCGACGCCGCAGCCGAACTTGGTGCCGGTCATGCCCAACTCGTCACGCAGCACCCACAGCAGGGGGGTGTCGTCAGGCGCGTCGATGCTGCGGGCGATGCCGTTGATCGTCAGGGGTATTGCCATGGGAGAGCCTCCAGAGCTGAGCTCATGACAATATGTACGGAAAGTGTCATAGTGTAAATCGGCAAAATTGACAAAATCGACAAGGACTGTCAGAGGTCTCGCTATGCCAAGCACCGCTCTACAGATCGCCGAAACAGACCCGCGCCGCGTCGCCATTCTGACCGGCGCGGTCGAGGTTTTCGCGCGCTACGGCTACCGCCGCACCTCGATGGAGGACATCGCGCGCGGAGTCGGGGTGTCGCGCGCGGCGCTCTATCTGCACTATCGCAACAAACCCGATATCTTCCGGTCGCTGGTCATGGTGCATTTCGAGGTGTCCGTTGGCCGGGTCGCGCAGGCCTTGCAGCCGGGGCTTGCCCCGGAACAGGCGCTGGCCGCGGTGTTCGAGGCCAAGATCGGACCCGAGACGGCGGTGCTGTTCGATTCGCCGCATGGGGAAGAACTGCTGGATGCGAATTTCGCCGTCGCTGCCGATGTGGTCGAGCAAGGCGAGGCTCGCATCCGGGCCCTGCTGCGCGCGTGGCTGCAAGCCGAAGCCGACGCCGGACGGATCACGCTTGCCCCCTATGGCGGCGATGCCGATGCCTTGGCTGAAACCATCGTCGCAGCGCTGAGCGGGCTGAAATCCTGCGCCACCGGCTACGATACGCTCTGCGCCGCCTTCAACCGGATGGCGCAGCTGTTCGGACGCGGTCTGCGGGCCTGAGAGCGTGACGTTT
This window contains:
- a CDS encoding TetR/AcrR family transcriptional regulator, with translation MPSTALQIAETDPRRVAILTGAVEVFARYGYRRTSMEDIARGVGVSRAALYLHYRNKPDIFRSLVMVHFEVSVGRVAQALQPGLAPEQALAAVFEAKIGPETAVLFDSPHGEELLDANFAVAADVVEQGEARIRALLRAWLQAEADAGRITLAPYGGDADALAETIVAALSGLKSCATGYDTLCAAFNRMAQLFGRGLRA